From the Tripterygium wilfordii isolate XIE 37 chromosome 6, ASM1340144v1, whole genome shotgun sequence genome, one window contains:
- the LOC119999848 gene encoding transcription factor TGA7 isoform X1: protein MSSPSTQLATLRGMSIYEPFHHITMWEDTFKDDGISNTGPSTVLQVETRLDNKPEYISHESEEHSRSDQETNNPPTKIQRRLAQNREAARKSRLRKKAYVQQLESSRLKLAQLEQELERCRQQGLYVASASNSSQLGFSGTVNPGIVAFEMQYAHWVEEQQKQIRELRNALQAPITDIELQMLVENALNHYNKLCAMKADAAKADVFYLVSGTWRTSAERFFHWIGGFRPSELLHVTLSSVLMPQLEPLTEQQHLEVCNLRQSSQQAEDALSQGIEKLQQSLVQSTAIDLMGAGSYDSQMIAAMEKLEGLEGFANQADHLRQQTLQQMSRILTVRQSARGLLALGEYFHRLRALSSIWTACPHEPA, encoded by the exons ATGAGCTCTCCGTCAACTCAACTTGCCACCCTTAGAGGAATGAGCATTTATGAGCCATTCCACCATATTACCATGTGGGAAGACACCTTCAAAGATGATGGTATTTCCAATACAGGTCCATCCACAGTTTTACAGGTGGAAACTAGGCTAGACAACAAG CCTGAATATATTTCTCATGAATCAGAAGAACATTCCAGAAGTGATCAAGAAACAAATAATCCTCCTACCAAG ATACAAAGACGTTTGGCCCAGAACCGTGAAGCAGCTCGAAAAAGTCGTTTAAGGAAAAAG GCCTATGTTCAGCAACTAGAATCAAGCCGTTTGAAGCTGGCACAATTGGagcaggaacttgagagatGTAGGCAGCAG GGTCTGTACGTTGCAAGTGCATCAAATTCTAGTCAGTTAGGATTTTCTGGAACTGTAAACCCAG GGATTGTTGCATTTGAGATGCAATATGCGCACTGGGTTGAGGAGCAACAAAAACAGATCCGTGAACTTAGAAATGCATTGCAAGCTCCTATAACTGACATAGAACTTCAGATGCTTGTGGAAAATGCCTTGAATCACTATAACAAACTTTGTGCGATGAAAGCAGATGCTGCAAAGGCGGATGTATTTTATTTGGTTTCTGGAACATGGAGGACATCAGCAGAGCGCTTCTTCCATTGGATTGGAGGTTTCCGCCCATCAGAGCTTCTACATGTAACACTTAGTTCA GTTCTTATGCCGCAGCTGGAGCCTTTGACTGAGCAACAACATCTGGAAGTCTGTAACTTGCGACAATCTTCTCAGCAAGCTGAAGATGCTCTCTCACAAGGAATTGAAAAACTCCAGCAGAGTCTGGTCCAGAGCACAGCTATTGATTTGATGGGGGCTGGAAGTTATGACTCTCAGATGATTGCCGCAATGGAGAAGTTGGAAGGACTAGAGGGCTTTGCAAACCAA GCAGATCACCTTCGGCAACAAACTCTCCAGCAAATGTCTCGGATCCTAACTGTTCGCCAATCAGCTCGAGGGTTACTTGCCTTGGGGGAGTACTTTCACCGTCTTCGTGCTCTCAGTTCGATTTGGACTGCTTGCCCTCATGAACCTGCATAA
- the LOC119999661 gene encoding dnaJ homolog subfamily C member 8, producing the protein MNNLRAICRPHTVFSTVLCYRHEARSFVRVPYKNLNHRPSLFIPWLESKGDRPWFRVNQRRTAVRASNWSDQKSPYETLELERDADDEEIKVAYRRLAKFYHPDVYDGRGSLEEGETAEARFIKIQAAYELLLDQDKRRQYEIDNRVNPMKASQAWMEWLMKKRKAFDQRGDMAIVAWAEQQQREINLRARRLSRSKIDPEEERRILAKEKKASVEYFNNTLKRHTLVLKKRDLMRKKAEEEKKKVISQLLAAEGLELDTDEDAQ; encoded by the exons ATGAATAATTTGAGAGCAATCTGTCGGCCGCACACTGTCTTCTCTACCGTCTTATGTTACAGACATGAAGCTCGATCTTTCGTCAGGGTTCCATACAAGAACCTCAATCACAGGCCGTCGCTGTTTATTCCTTGGCTTGAATCAAAAGGGGATCGTCCTTGGTTTCGCGTCAATCAAAGGAGAACTGCTGTTAGGGCATCCAATTGGAGCGACCAGAAATCTCCCTACGAAACCCTAG AGTTAGAAAGGGATGCTGATGATGAGGAAATAAAGGTTGCTTACCGGCGCTTGGCCAAATTCTATCATCCTGATG TTTATGATGGCAGAGGAAGCCTCGAGGAAGGGGAAACGGCTGAGGCTAGATTCATCAAGATTCAAGCTGCATATGAATTGCTATTAGATCAGGACAAACGAAGGCAATATGAAATCGATAACCGAGTCAATCCAATGAAG GCATCTCAAGCATGGATGGAGTGGCTAatgaaaaagcgaaaagcttTTGATCAGCGGGGTGATATGGCCATTGTAGCTTGGGCAGAGCAGCAACAGCGTGAGATCAATCTACGTGCTCGCCGCCTCTCTCGTTCAAAG ATTGATCCTGAAGAAGAGCGAAGAATTctggcaaaagaaaaaaaggcttCTGTGGAATATTTCAACAACACTCTCAAACGTCACACGCTTGTGCTGAAGAAAAGGGACTTGATGCGGAAGAAAGccgaggaagaaaagaaaaaagttattaGTCAGCTCTTAGCTGCAGAGGGCCTTGAACTAGACACTGATGAAGATGCACAATAG
- the LOC119999848 gene encoding transcription factor TGA7 isoform X2 yields the protein MSSPSTQLATLRGMSIYEPFHHITMWEDTFKDDGISNTGPSTVLQVETRLDNKPEYISHESEEHSRSDQETNNPPTKIQRRLAQNREAARKSRLRKKAYVQQLESSRLKLAQLEQELERCRQQGLYVASASNSSQLGFSGTVNPGIVAFEMQYAHWVEEQQKQIRELRNALQAPITDIELQMLVENALNHYNKLCAMKADAAKADVFYLVSGTWRTSAERFFHWIGGFRPSELLHVLMPQLEPLTEQQHLEVCNLRQSSQQAEDALSQGIEKLQQSLVQSTAIDLMGAGSYDSQMIAAMEKLEGLEGFANQADHLRQQTLQQMSRILTVRQSARGLLALGEYFHRLRALSSIWTACPHEPA from the exons ATGAGCTCTCCGTCAACTCAACTTGCCACCCTTAGAGGAATGAGCATTTATGAGCCATTCCACCATATTACCATGTGGGAAGACACCTTCAAAGATGATGGTATTTCCAATACAGGTCCATCCACAGTTTTACAGGTGGAAACTAGGCTAGACAACAAG CCTGAATATATTTCTCATGAATCAGAAGAACATTCCAGAAGTGATCAAGAAACAAATAATCCTCCTACCAAG ATACAAAGACGTTTGGCCCAGAACCGTGAAGCAGCTCGAAAAAGTCGTTTAAGGAAAAAG GCCTATGTTCAGCAACTAGAATCAAGCCGTTTGAAGCTGGCACAATTGGagcaggaacttgagagatGTAGGCAGCAG GGTCTGTACGTTGCAAGTGCATCAAATTCTAGTCAGTTAGGATTTTCTGGAACTGTAAACCCAG GGATTGTTGCATTTGAGATGCAATATGCGCACTGGGTTGAGGAGCAACAAAAACAGATCCGTGAACTTAGAAATGCATTGCAAGCTCCTATAACTGACATAGAACTTCAGATGCTTGTGGAAAATGCCTTGAATCACTATAACAAACTTTGTGCGATGAAAGCAGATGCTGCAAAGGCGGATGTATTTTATTTGGTTTCTGGAACATGGAGGACATCAGCAGAGCGCTTCTTCCATTGGATTGGAGGTTTCCGCCCATCAGAGCTTCTACAT GTTCTTATGCCGCAGCTGGAGCCTTTGACTGAGCAACAACATCTGGAAGTCTGTAACTTGCGACAATCTTCTCAGCAAGCTGAAGATGCTCTCTCACAAGGAATTGAAAAACTCCAGCAGAGTCTGGTCCAGAGCACAGCTATTGATTTGATGGGGGCTGGAAGTTATGACTCTCAGATGATTGCCGCAATGGAGAAGTTGGAAGGACTAGAGGGCTTTGCAAACCAA GCAGATCACCTTCGGCAACAAACTCTCCAGCAAATGTCTCGGATCCTAACTGTTCGCCAATCAGCTCGAGGGTTACTTGCCTTGGGGGAGTACTTTCACCGTCTTCGTGCTCTCAGTTCGATTTGGACTGCTTGCCCTCATGAACCTGCATAA